Proteins co-encoded in one Arachis hypogaea cultivar Tifrunner chromosome 11, arahy.Tifrunner.gnm2.J5K5, whole genome shotgun sequence genomic window:
- the LOC112721116 gene encoding uncharacterized protein, translated as MEAVRDFTIQEGRQIKFRRNKSYRIRVVCKWKNKEVKCPWVAYASKDHEETCWQLKTFNNEHVCPRMNKNRAANRKWLAQNLVKKLRKYPNLKHCEAAAYFKRRCDLNLNKSSLTRALTDATNVVYGDVAAQYGRLRDYGETLLKSNPGSTVKIGVISQVEGDPIFQRIYICLDGCKKGFKTGCQPLIDLNGAFLKTHFTEQILSAVGQNANNHIYPIAWAIVDVENKENWR; from the coding sequence ATGGAAGCTGTGAGAGACTTTACCATTCAAGAGGGGAGGCAAATAAAATTCAGAAGAAATAAAAGCTACAGGATAAGGGTAGTTTGCAAGTGGAAGAATAAAGAAGTTAAATGTCCATGGGTTGCATATGCATCTAAGGACCATGAGGAAACATGCTGGCAGTTAAAGACGTTCAATAATGAGCATGTATGTCCTAGGATGAACAAAAATAGAGCAGCAAATAGGAAGTGGCTTGCTCAGAACTTAGTCAAGAAGTTAAGAAAATACCCTAACTTGAAGCATTGTGAGGCAGCAGCTTATTTCAAGAGGAGATGTGACCTGAATTTGAACAAATCCTCCTTGACTAGAGCTTTAACAGATGCAACGAATGTAGTGTATGGTGATGTAGCCGCACAGTATGGTAGACTTAGAGACTATGGTGAGACATTGCTTAAGAGCAATCCAGGGTCAACAGTTAAAATTGGAGTGATTTCACAGGTTGAAGGTGACCCAATATTTCAAAGAATATATATTTGTCTGGATGGTTGCAAAAAGGGGTTCAAGACTGGATGTCAGCCATTGATTGATTTAAATGGAGCTTTCTTAAAGACGCATTTCACGGAACAAATACTTTCAGCTGTGGGACAGAATGCCAACAATCATATATATCCGATTGCTTGGGCGATTGTAGATGTCGAGAATAAGGAGAACTGGAGGTGA